A region from the Populus trichocarpa isolate Nisqually-1 chromosome 18, P.trichocarpa_v4.1, whole genome shotgun sequence genome encodes:
- the LOC7488942 gene encoding hypothetical protein At1g04090 — translation MGNGTSATKEALPIATPFKLPSPLPSLPQGEGFGNGIINLGSGLQVCQVVSLNKIWATNEGGPDNLGATFFEASQMPQGFSMLGCYSQPNNRMLHGWVLAGKDETGDALTKPVDYTLVWSSESLQIKQEGVGYIWLPTPLDGYKALGCVVTTSPEKPSLEKVRCVRSDLTDDCQIDKWIWGQGKESDPNGFNVFSLRPSNRGTQAMGVSVGTFVAQNTTSASISLACLKNIESNLSCMPALDQVQAIFQAYSPRIYFHPDEEYLPSSARWYFTNGALLYKKDEESKPVPIESTGSNLPQGGSNDGSYWLDLPVEEAARERVKRGDLQDCQVYLHIKPMLGATFTDIVAWLFYPFNGPGRAKVDLITVPLGKTGQHVGDWEHVTLRISNFNGQLCGIYLSAHSGGTWYDASELEFQDGNKAVIYSSLNGHAMYAKPGLVLQGSGNIGIRNDTAKSNKFIDTGARFSVVSAEYMGSSVVEPPWLNYLRKWGPNITYDLAEEAETVEKLLPGKLKSAFDKFVKSLPKEIFGEEGPTGPKLKRNWTGDEV, via the exons ATGGGGAACGGTACCTCAGCTACAAAAGAGGCATTACCCATTGCTACCCCTTTCAAGCTTCCTTCTCCACTGCCATCTTTACCACAAG GTGAAGGCTTTGGGAATGGAATCATTAATCTAGGGAGTGGATTACAGGTGTGTCAGGTAGTCTCTCTCAACAAGATTTGGGCTACAAATGAAGGTGGACCTGATAACCTTGGAGCTACCTTCTTTGAAGCCTCACAGATGCCACAAGGCTTTTCTATGCTGGGTTGCTACAGCCAGCCCAACAATAGGATGCTACACGGGTGGGTTCTTGCAGGTAAAGATGAGACAGGTGATGCCTTGACGAAACCAGTAGATTACACTCTTGTTTGGAGCAGTGAATCTTTGCAGATCAAGCAAGAGGGTGTTGGCTACATTTGGCTACCTACTCCTCTTGACGGTTACAAAGCTCTAGGCTGTGTAGTCACCACCTCCCCTGAAAAGCCTTCCCTGGAAAAAGTCCGTTGTGTTCGGTCTGACCTTACCGACGACTGTCAGATTGACAAATGGATATGGGGACAGGGCAAGGAAAGCGATCCAAATGGTTTCAATGTTTTCAGCCTGCGGCCAAGCAACAGAGGAACTCAAGCTATGGGTGTCTCTGTTGGCACATTTGTAGCCCAAAACACTACCAGTGCTTCTATTTCTCTAGCATGTTTGAAGAATATAGAGTCGAATTTATCTTGTATGCCTGCTCTGGACCAAGTCCAAGCAATCTTCCAGGCCTACTCTCCTCGGATATATTTCCATCCTGATGAAGAGTATCTTCCTTCCTCAGCAAGATGGTATTTCACCAACGGAGCATTACTATATAAGAAAGATGAAGAGTCCAAACCTGTCCCAATCGAATCGACCGGCTCAAACCTTCCTCAAGGTGGTTCCAATGATGGTTCTTATTGGCTGGATCTACCTGTGGAGGAAGCAGCAAGAGAAAGAGTGAAGAGAGGAGATTTACAAGATTGCCAAGTCTATCTACACATAAAGCCAATGCTCGGGGCCACATTTACTGATATCGTTGCGTGGCTTTTCTACCCTTTCAACGGTCCTGGCAGGGCTAAGGTTGATTTGATCACCGTTCCACTAGGAAAAACAGGACAGCATGTTGGTGACTGGGAGCATGTCACGTTGAGGATTAGTAATTTCAATGGACAGCTATGTGGTATCTATTTGTCGGCACACAGCGGGGGGACATGGTATGATGCTTCAGAGCTTGAGTTTCAAGACGGAAACAAGGCTGTCATCTATTCATCGTTAAATGGCCATGCGATGTATGCCAAGCCAGGTCTAGTCTTACAAGGGAGTGGGAATATAGGAATCAGGAACGACACGGCCAAGAGTAATAAATTCATAGATACTGGAGCACGGTTTTCAGTGGTGTCAGCTGAGTATATGGGCTCGAGTGTCGTTGAACCACCATGGCTCAACTATTTGAGGAAATGGGGTCCAAATATCACTTATGATCTTGCCGAAGAAGCCGAGACGGTGGAGAAACTATTGCCTGGAAAACTCAAATCTGCTTTTGACAAGTTTGTGAAGAGCCTACCGAAAGAAATATTTGGGGAAGAAGGGCCTACCGGTcccaaattgaaaagaaactgGACTGGAGATGAAGTCTGA
- the LOC7488944 gene encoding senescence/dehydration-associated protein At4g35985, chloroplastic has translation MGCLRPKRSKTTSNKKTTTPEADFLSQQQNPSGPKNLKHELLLQIPACTVHLMEAGEALEIAKGDFSLVRILDENISLATIVKIGDDLQWPLTKDEPVVKLDVLHYLFSLPMKDGDPLSYGVAFLDEYGSSLGLLDSFLCELSCFSGAAASSARSARNVDWKEFAPNVEYYNNFLAKAIAGGTGQIVKGIFKCSNSYTNQVHKGGEMILSRAAEEKNGAMATEISSNRSAGSTKKSKVNKSIKRVRKLSRMTEKLSKTMLDGVGIATGSVITPLVKSQAGKAFLSMVPGEVLLASLDAVNKILDAAEVAERQALSATSKATTRMISDRFGDSAGEAAEDAFATAGHCVCAAWNIFKIRKAINPATSVSTGVLKNAAKNAARNRNRSY, from the exons ATGGGTTGTCTGAGGCCTAAAAGATCCAAAACCACTTCTAACAAGAAAACTACCACACCTGAAGCTGATTTCCTATCACAACAACAAAACCCATCAGGacccaaaaatctcaaacatgAACTTCTTTTGCAAATCCCAGCATGCACAGTTCACCTGATGGAAGCAGGAGAAGCTCTGGAAATTGCCAAGGGAGACTTCAGTCTTGTTAGAATCCTTGACGAGAATATTTCTCTTGCCACCATAGTTAAAATTGGTGATGATCTTCAGTGGCCTTTGACAAAAGATGAGCCAGTGGTTAAGCTTGATGTGTTGCATTATTTGTTCTCTTTGCCAATGAAAGATGGCGACCCTTTGAGCTATGGAGTCGCATTCTTGGATGAGTATGGAAGCAGTTTGGGCTTGCTGGACTCTTTTCTTTGTGAGCTCTCATGCTTTTCTGGGGCGGCAGCTTCTTCAGCTAGAAGTGCTAGAAATGTTGACTGGAAAGAGTTTGCTCCAAATGTTGaatattataacaattttttggCCAAGGCTATTGCTGGAGGTACTGGTCAGATTGTCAAGGGGATCTTCAAATGTAGCAATTCTTACACTAACCAG GTCCACAAGGGAGGGGAAATGATTTTATCCAGAGCTGCAGAGGAGAAAAATGGTGCCATGGCAACAGAAATTAGCAGCAACAGAAGTGCTGGGTCCACGAAGAAGAGCAAAGTCAACAAAAGCATAAAACG TGTGAGAAAGCTGTCCAGGATGACAGAAAAGCTAAGCAAAACTATGCTTGATGGTGTTGGCATTGCCACCGGGTCAGTAATTACACCTCTGGTTAAATCTCAAGCTGGAAAGGCATTCCTATCTATGGTCCCAGGAGAAGTACTCTTGGCTTCACTTGATGCTGTCA ATAAGATTCTAGATGCAGCTGAAGTTGCTGAAAGACAAGCTTTATCTGCAACCTCAAAGGCTACAACCAGAATGATCAGTGATAG GTTTGGAGATAGCGCAGGGGAGGCAGCTGAGGATGCGTTTGCAACAGCAGGGCATTGTGTGTGCGCTGCTTGGAATATATTCAAGATACGGAAAGCCATCAATCCAGCAACATCTGTTTCCACAGGAGTGCTTAAGAATGCAGCAAAGAATGCAGCAAGGAATAGAAATAGGAGTTATTAA
- the LOC7488945 gene encoding cytochrome B5-like protein, which translates to MVIAVVALIFGVLLGVFILIPRNRKSAQTEKAYSNENRIKASKTFSKAEVSLHNKRTDCWIIIKDKVYDVTSYVEEHPGGDAILAHAGDDSTEGFFGPQHATRVFDMIGDFYIADLKQ; encoded by the exons ATGGTTATAGCTGTGGTGGCATTGATTTTTGGGGTCTTATTgggagtttttattttgattccaaGAAACCGTAAATCTG CTCAAACAGAAAAGGCTTATTCGAATGAGAACAGAATTAAG GCATCCAAGACTTTCAGTAAAGCTGAAGTCTCTCTGCATAACAAGAGAACTGATTGTTGGATCATTATTAAGGACAAG GTGTATGATGTTACCTCATATGTAGAAGAACACCCAGGTGGGGATGCCATCCTAGCACATGCTGGAGATGATTCAACTGAAGGGTTTTTTGG GCCGCAACATGCTACACGAGTGTTTGACATGATCGGTGACTTCTACATTGCTGATCTTAAGCAGTAA